TTAGATGTTGACCCTGTTCTGCCTGCCAGCGTTCACTTATGCCTGCTAACTGCTTGAATAGCTTCATCTTACTCTAGATTTGAAATCATCTTAATTGAAATTTAAACGTTTTTTCACTCCTCCAACACCCGACTTCACTTCCTGTCACATCCTGGACGGTTTGTCGCTCATATGGTGACAGGATGTGGTTGAGGCCTCAATTATCTTTCAGTCTGAAGTTTCAGATGCTTTTTTTCAGTGTGCTTGtccccttttttccctctctgctgtcacatttactttctgttgtttcatgttttataaCACTTTAATTTCTTGCCTATCTAAATCTTCTCATTCTCTTAAATAAgccaagaaaataaaagcaaatgtgGCCCAGAGGCTACACAGGCACCGTAAGGGAGAAATATTGTCTGTCCTGTCTGGCTTAGAGAATAAGTTGGCAAGCAATATTTTAAAACACCACAAAATTGACCTAATCATTGGAGAAATGCAGTCATTCAAACCCTCTTTGGACTCATTTTTGTGCTTGTGTCTTGCTCTGACCTTTACTGTTTTCCTGAGACTCCAGGAaaaacaatatttctttaaatttgacTAAAATTATTGCTTTTATTCACCAGGGAGCCAATGCAGGAAGTGAGTGCAGATCCAAGGGTGCCAAAGGGTGATCACGGAAACTTTGGCAGATCTGAAAGCCCCAAGACAAGCCACCAAAACAATGCGGTTCTTGAGAAGTTTGCCCAAAATATGACTAAGAGCATAATCCAGTCGTTTCTGAGCCAAATGGAAATGGTGGAGCCTGAGGGGATGGCCAGATTTAATCAGAACCAGGAGATGTTAGCTGAAGAGTTAGCatcatctgtggttcaggaagCCCTGAGGGAAGTCTGTGGAGATCAGAATATTTTGGAGAAAATGGAATCAGATGAAGATGGCAGACAGGCCACATTTTTGGACCAATCTAAGAACAAATTTTTGGAAAATGACCCAAAGATAGATCCAAACAAAGAGTTCCAGACCTCCGAAGGCATCCAACCCCACAATCCATCATTTTCCCAGTCAGGTCTCCCACTTTTGGGATCAATTGACTACCCCGATGCCCCTCCAACAACACCCCTCCTCCCCGAGCTTGAGAGAAGCAGATACAGTTTTGCTAAGAAGCTGAAAGGAGGTTTGGCAAAGGTTTTCATGCCATCACCTCCCCCGCCAACCCCGAAGGAGGAAGAAGACGGTGCCAACAATGACCCCCGGGTGGAGCTAATGGAACAGTTGATGCAGTCGTTGTCCACAGATGATTTGGCGAGAGAGTATTTGGAAGTTGGCGGTGACCATGGAGCCAGGATTGAGGCTTATGCAGAGGCTCTTTCTTGTGGCATCCTAGACTCAGtcttgtatttaaaaaacagagatcAGATCACAGAAAATAATGATCTCCATCTACTAGCCCACCAACTAGCTGAAACCATCATTGCCTCTTCACTTGACGAGGTCAGAATGATTGTCTAGGGTATGACAGGAATAACTGACCATATTTAAATGGAACCAATTTCTTCTGATGCCAACCAACCATTTCCAGCTTTGTTTGTATGCAGATGATTGTGCTTTTTGTTGTGTCCAATAAATAGTTCTCAATTTTGACGGTGCTCTGATTGTATTCTTACCCTTAACAAATCTGAATTCAAGGTCCTTTTTGCTGACTTGAGAAGTGTTCAATCAAACTAATTTGTATAGCTGACTCCTATGATTATCAACATAGaacagagcagtggttcccaacctttttcctcaGGGCCCCCCCAACTCAGGTCTGAGgaaagctaagccccccaggacccacttggaaaaattcaaaccaatttaaacttttttcattgacaaaatcagAACATAATGGGCCCACATACTCTTGTTCTTGCCAACATTAATGTATAAACGATCCATTATTATAAGTGTATTGTGGCCACtcttgaaaacaacaataaagaggattgtttattttaaaatctgtaaattctcaagtttaaaaagtcagtaatttacaagaaaaaatgagacatatttaactttaatttgattataaagtcaaaaaatcTGATcactattttcagtttggtttcttgtaaatttttggcCTAACACTATTATAAAAATAGGATTTTTAAATTTCGACATCTTTGAGTTCCATTGTAAAAATTCAAGACTTTATAAATTCAGAAAtggcatgtttttcttttaaatatccTACACTTCAAACTCTCAAATTCTGAGTTTTTCTCttgtaaataaacaactttaaaatctcattttttcccccctaaaaatttttgacttttttgctaaaaatgaacagattctctttatttaaaaaaattaaggttgGCTTTAATACATTATGTTGCTGATCAtgattcaataaaaaatatatatgtacatctaattttaacaacctcagagcagacagggtcccgccccctgagatctttggcgccccccctAGGGGTGcttggaccccaggttgggaaccaatggaaTAGAGCATTAGTGTACTGTAATGGAAATGAGACTGTATATCTAATGAGtggaaacaaaaatgaaagcaCTGGTATCTTCTCTGTTGCCTCTGGGCAATCTCTTTAAATGTGATTTACAGTGAAAACAAAGCTTTAGACTCTGAAATCAATTTCCCGGCTGAATTTATTTCTCTATTAAGTTCCCTTTAAACCTGTCCAGTTAAAGAGTGTTGCTGTCATTTATTGGGAAAACTCAGCAGAGATCCAATAAAAAATGGTTGACTCATATTGGGAACAAACTCTGGCCTATTTAATGACACGTATCCTTGTAGCTGCATATTTTGTATGAAATACTAGACCTTAGGTGATGGCTTTAGTACAGGGTGTTACAAAATGATCATTGGCAGGAAGCTGCACTGGTGTTGGAAGCAATTTTGACTGGAATTCAGCTGCAGTGAGAGAAACGGTCCTGTAGATGGCAGCATAGGAGCAATGTGAGTGTTTTCAACATGAggtcactgattttttttccactgatataaactgatttatttcagtatttgATAGTggaaatgacacattttttgaatACATGAGCATCCTGGATTTTGAAACTGATCTTTTAATATAAATCTTAAGTAATTTCTTCCATTTAAGCTCTATTTGTCTTTATGGAGTGACCATGAACACCCCTTCCCTAATTAACCAGTGATAACATTGTAGAAGTTTGATTTGACATTCAGTTTCCCATCATAaccaagtgaaaacagacttttagaAATTTTAGCAAGtttattacaaagaaaaatctgaaatatcacagtgataagtattcagacccttcgCAACAACACCTAAAATGTCGCTCAGATGCTTCctatttctcttgatcattgctgagatgtttccgTGCGTTGTTTGGGGTCCACCCGTGGTAAatttgattggacatgatttggaaaggcacatgTCTCTCTATAgaacagctgacaatgcatatcagagccaaaaccaaaccatgaggtcagaggaactgcaagcagagctcagagacaggattggtgcaaggctacaaaaaaaatctgacaaaagaGGGTTGACACAACCGGATCAcctccaagagctggtcaaCTGATCTAAACTGAACACGGGAGAgaaagaggtgaccaagaacctgatagtcactctgactgagctccagagattctgttcagagatgggacaaagttcaagaagggcaaccatcactgcagccctccaccgatCTGGGCTTCATGGCAGGGTGGCTAGATGGAGGCCTctccatagactgtagaaagaactgaacaaagcctgtgtgacatcagccgtctgcgtacaataggcggactcaaactcCTTTTGAAGAAAATCCACGGCAGCTTCCATATTGGAATCACTGTCTCAGCcgaactttagatcaacctaacggcccacccactaagctcgacttcctgttaGTTAGcaagctagcattctggttgacagaaaggtagcttctgcctgttgagctatctgtcaatcaaatgagtgAGCCAATCAGTGCCCAGTTAAGTTTTTCCGAGtgtaatctaaaccattgtggtataaaaaaatcccccccccaATACCATCCCGACactgaagcatggtggtggcatcatcatgctgtgggggtgtttttcagcagcagggactaggagactggtcagggttggcTACAGActggttcaccttccaacatgacaatgaccttAGGAGTGGCTTAGGAACAACTCTGAAAATGTCCTGCGAAAGCCGTGACTCGAAACCTATCTCAGGAGAGACCTGAAAAAGGCTACCCACCGATGGTCCCCGTCCAACcggactgagcttgagaggatttgcaaagaagaaaggcAGAATATTGTCCAGTCCAGGTGTGCAAacttgttgcatcatattcaaatAGAGTCAaggctgccaaaggtgcttcataCTTTTATCAATttgatatttcagattttttagttttaataaatttgtcaaaaattctaaaactgtgttttcactttgtcttgATTGGGTACTGAGTGTGGataaatgagaggaaaaatgaatttaaacactTGGTTTAAATTGTGCTTTACACTTGCCTCATACTTAGGTGAAATGCTGGGAAGCTAGTTTGAAATGGGCCTAAAAATCTTAATAGATTCAATGTGATTCCTCCATGTTCACTTTAGACTGAAAACTGGTGTATTGATTTAGCCAGGAAAAAGAGGGAACCATGGGGCGAAAGCAAACATGGATATGATTTTTGCTCAGGAGCAAAAATTACAACACTCTTTCCACCTCAATGAAACTGTCAGAGGTTGACAAATTAACTGCCAGATCTGGTCAAGTGTACTTCAGCAAAGCAGTTTTGAATTAGTGTTATTGTCCTTTTCCAGCTATCGTGTTTGCACGTGtgcacaaacatgcaaacatttaaacagatCTGCAAGCAATACAAAACACCTTCTTTTCTTTCACACAACACAGATGGAGTGAGTGGGAGGGATGACGACTGTATTTTACCGTTGACATGTTAATCctggaaaacagaaaacaacccAACAAGGAGTTTCAGGATGAACTCACATAAGGAGAACAAAAGCTGCATTCCATAAAGAGATAGGAAGGCACACAAGCAAGGATTATACTGCAATCTTCAAAGAAAAGCATACTAAAACAGATATATGCTGGAATAAATACATggatttgtgg
This genomic stretch from Cheilinus undulatus linkage group 22, ASM1832078v1, whole genome shotgun sequence harbors:
- the si:dkey-171c9.3 gene encoding A-kinase anchor protein 11, which encodes MQEVSADPRVPKGDHGNFGRSESPKTSHQNNAVLEKFAQNMTKSIIQSFLSQMEMVEPEGMARFNQNQEMLAEELASSVVQEALREVCGDQNILEKMESDEDGRQATFLDQSKNKFLENDPKIDPNKEFQTSEGIQPHNPSFSQSGLPLLGSIDYPDAPPTTPLLPELERSRYSFAKKLKGGLAKVFMPSPPPPTPKEEEDGANNDPRVELMEQLMQSLSTDDLAREYLEVGGDHGARIEAYAEALSCGILDSVLYLKNRDQITENNDLHLLAHQLAETIIASSLDEVRMIV